The sequence CTGGAAGAAAAGAGCAGAAGCTATTCCCAACTCCGAATTAAGGAACCAGGCACTTGCCAGCATAAGACATAAAACCTTTCATTGTGAAGGTGGAGCAATTATGTCCCTCCTTGCCAATGATAAATATAAAGAAGCGATGCGTTTTATTGTTGCTTATCAAACGATCAGTGATTATTTGGATAATTTATGTGATCGGAGTACTTCTTTAGATGTCAAAGACTTTTCAGCCTTGCATGAAGCAATGACTGATGCACTGACGATTGATGGTGAGATTAGCGACTATTACCGGTTTAGACAAGAAAAAAACGATGGAAATTATTTAGTTGATTTAGTTTCCACTTGCCGGGACGTGTTAAAGAGGAATCCAAATTATCGAACGTTTAATAAAGAATTACTCGAACTATGTCATTATTATTGTGATCTGCAAATTCATAAACATGTCAATCCTAATGAGAGGGTTCCAAGATTAACTCGATGGTTTCATGAGCATAAACAGTCCATCCCGAATATGGAGTGGTATGAGTTTTCCGCCTGTTCAGGTTCTACACTTGGTATTTTTTGCCTTATTTCCTATTCAATGAATAAACAATATAAGGTGCAGGATGTCCAACATATTCGTAATGGTTACTTTCCATACATACAGGGACTTCATATCTTATTGGATTATTTTATTGATCAAGAAGAGGATAAAATGTTCGGTGATTTGAATTTTTGCTCTTATTTTGAAAATAAAGATGTATTGTTTACTCGTTTAAAACATTTTATGAAGCAATCGGATTTATATACAAAAAATTTACCTTATAAACGATTTCACCAGCTAATTAATCGAGGTCTTCTAGGCCTTTATTTATCAGATGAAAAGGTGAGAGAACAAAAAGATGTTCGCAAGTTAGCGAAAAGTTTAATGCGAAATGGTGGGCCGATTTGTTACTTTTTCTATGTAAATGCTTTTCTATATCGAAAAGTGAAGTCGTTCAATATCGGATTACAAGAGAGTAAAGAAAAAAAGAGATCAGCCCGATACGTAGGCTAATCTCTTTTTTCAATGGCAATAATGAATGGGGGATGGTTATTTTGATTAATAAAACCATATTGAATAACATAAGCTAACTTTTGGTCAATGGATTTAACATGTTTGATGATGGCATCCCGCTCTATGACCCCCTCGGGATGACCGTGATAAATGACTAAAACAATAATCCCTTCGACGGCCATGATGTTAAGAAGCTGATCTATGGCAGATATTGTTGTTAATGGCTTTGTTACAATCGATTTATCTCCACCTGGTAAATAACCAAGGTTAAAAATAGCACCTGTAACTTTGCCGTGTAAGTGCGTTGGGATGCTCTCCTTTACCTTTT is a genomic window of Niallia sp. XMNu-256 containing:
- a CDS encoding tetraprenyl-beta-curcumene synthase family protein, giving the protein MTVPTMPITLMLKTYRHIFPNVNKELSYWKKRAEAIPNSELRNQALASIRHKTFHCEGGAIMSLLANDKYKEAMRFIVAYQTISDYLDNLCDRSTSLDVKDFSALHEAMTDALTIDGEISDYYRFRQEKNDGNYLVDLVSTCRDVLKRNPNYRTFNKELLELCHYYCDLQIHKHVNPNERVPRLTRWFHEHKQSIPNMEWYEFSACSGSTLGIFCLISYSMNKQYKVQDVQHIRNGYFPYIQGLHILLDYFIDQEEDKMFGDLNFCSYFENKDVLFTRLKHFMKQSDLYTKNLPYKRFHQLINRGLLGLYLSDEKVREQKDVRKLAKSLMRNGGPICYFFYVNAFLYRKVKSFNIGLQESKEKKRSARYVG
- a CDS encoding class I SAM-dependent methyltransferase, producing MKVKQILPFARNLLEAACSPGDIVVDGTLGNGHDTEFLARLVGPNGHVYGFDIQEQAIVNTEDRLIEQGLTSMVTLFQHGHEKVKESIPTHLHGKVTGAIFNLGYLPGGDKSIVTKPLTTISAIDQLLNIMAVEGIIVLVIYHGHPEGVIERDAIIKHVKSIDQKLAYVIQYGFINQNNHPPFIIAIEKRD